From a region of the Acinetobacter calcoaceticus genome:
- a CDS encoding pirin family protein — MSNNNDYDISDSKDCEKFANQFLQEFPIRSAEIGQGTVIKRALPSRQKRMIGAWCFLDHAGPVTFPAGNGLDVGPHPHIGLQTFTWMIEGTMMHTDSLGSKQLIRPKQVNLMTAGGGISHTEVAPDIETQMHAAQLWIALPDHKRNMDPKFEHYPELPIVEKDGLEFTVLVGEYLATTSPVVVHTPLVGVDLIAAQDTKTRIPLNPNYEYGFMALEGMAHVNGHELTADNMVVLDTGLNEIEIEVKKGNRVLLIGGEPFETPILLWWNFVARTMDDLKEAREQWVNHDARFGEIPDYVGARLEAPVLPGQMRASK; from the coding sequence ATGAGCAATAATAATGATTACGATATTTCTGATTCAAAGGATTGCGAAAAATTTGCCAATCAGTTTCTTCAGGAATTTCCAATTCGCTCTGCTGAAATTGGACAGGGGACAGTCATTAAGCGGGCTTTACCTAGCCGACAAAAACGAATGATCGGTGCATGGTGTTTCTTAGATCATGCGGGTCCAGTCACTTTTCCAGCGGGAAATGGGCTAGATGTTGGCCCTCATCCTCATATTGGTTTGCAAACCTTCACTTGGATGATTGAAGGAACCATGATGCATACCGATAGTTTGGGTTCAAAACAGCTTATTCGTCCTAAACAAGTTAATTTGATGACGGCAGGTGGCGGCATTTCGCATACAGAAGTTGCACCGGATATCGAAACTCAGATGCATGCTGCTCAGCTTTGGATTGCTTTGCCAGATCATAAGCGCAATATGGATCCGAAATTTGAACATTACCCTGAGCTGCCTATTGTTGAAAAGGATGGTCTGGAATTTACTGTTCTTGTGGGTGAATATTTGGCAACTACATCTCCAGTAGTGGTACATACGCCTTTAGTTGGTGTTGACTTAATTGCTGCCCAAGATACTAAAACACGTATTCCATTAAATCCTAATTATGAATATGGTTTTATGGCCCTTGAGGGTATGGCTCATGTGAATGGCCATGAGTTAACTGCTGACAATATGGTTGTATTAGATACTGGTCTAAACGAAATTGAAATAGAAGTAAAAAAAGGTAATCGCGTTCTCTTAATTGGGGGTGAACCTTTTGAAACGCCAATCTTGCTCTGGTGGAATTTTGTTGCACGTACCATGGATGATTTAAAAGAAGCCCGTGAGCAATGGGTTAATCACGATGCGCGTTTTGGTGAAATTCCAGATTATGTTGGTGCTCGTTTAGAAGCTCCTGTTCTTCCAGGTCAAATGAGAGCATCAAAATGA
- a CDS encoding Fur family transcriptional regulator has product MLELEHKIKETGLKVTHPRLAVLSLIQQQAEDLTVKQIYQKLYAQKQKLSLATVYRVVSDLVGAGLISNRQPQRDEAKFNLPAVESSQLLQIRCADLTEAKQEQFLASLKTVFSQFEVNLMQVEIIKSH; this is encoded by the coding sequence ATGTTAGAGCTAGAGCATAAAATCAAAGAAACGGGCCTAAAAGTCACTCATCCAAGACTTGCTGTTTTGTCTTTAATTCAACAGCAAGCAGAAGATCTAACTGTTAAACAAATTTATCAAAAGCTATATGCACAAAAACAGAAGTTAAGTTTAGCTACAGTCTATCGAGTAGTAAGTGACTTAGTGGGAGCTGGTTTAATTTCAAATCGTCAGCCACAACGAGATGAAGCTAAATTTAACTTACCGGCAGTTGAGAGTAGTCAATTATTGCAAATTCGCTGTGCAGATTTAACGGAGGCTAAACAGGAGCAATTTTTAGCTTCTTTAAAAACCGTATTTAGCCAGTTTGAAGTCAATCTTATGCAGGTTGAAATCATCAAAAGTCATTAA
- a CDS encoding glutathione S-transferase, whose amino-acid sequence MISLHHLECSRSFRILWALEELGLYYDIHYYQRLPNYSAPETLKCIHPLGKAPILTDDDQVIAESAVILEYLQQRYDQKQQFKPTQAQNLQQYIYWMHYAEGSLMPLLVMTLVMNSVNKHVPWLIQPVAKKITEGVKANFVRPRMKDHISFLENYLAEHEYFAGDFSFADIQMSFPLEALQSRLQGKYPNIQAFLHRIQQRPAFQKAKQKGMGSNERNCADI is encoded by the coding sequence ATGATTAGTTTACACCACCTGGAATGTTCGCGATCGTTTCGAATTTTATGGGCTTTAGAAGAATTAGGCTTATATTATGATATTCATTATTATCAGCGCCTACCTAACTATTCCGCTCCAGAAACATTGAAATGTATTCATCCTTTAGGTAAAGCTCCAATTTTGACAGATGATGATCAAGTCATCGCAGAGTCAGCTGTAATCTTGGAATATTTACAGCAACGTTATGATCAGAAGCAACAATTCAAACCTACGCAAGCTCAAAATTTACAGCAGTATATTTATTGGATGCACTATGCCGAAGGCTCACTCATGCCACTCTTAGTCATGACTTTGGTCATGAATAGTGTAAATAAGCATGTGCCATGGTTAATTCAGCCAGTAGCAAAAAAAATCACGGAAGGGGTGAAGGCAAATTTTGTTCGCCCACGTATGAAAGATCATATTAGTTTTTTAGAAAACTATTTGGCAGAGCATGAATATTTCGCAGGTGACTTTTCATTTGCTGATATTCAAATGAGTTTCCCTTTAGAAGCTTTGCAATCACGCTTGCAAGGAAAATACCCTAATATTCAGGCTTTTTTACATCGTATTCAGCAAAGACCCGCGTTTCAGAAAGCGAAACAGAAGGGAATGGGTTCTAATGAAAGGAATTGTGCTGATATTTAA
- a CDS encoding DUF3861 domain-containing protein, which yields MKQHQYYVTVQHLKNAKGEASTYTERLEFYAGNHDDIFEIVERLKKADFFDDETTKSFGVGLKLFSEVMLENREHPLFQEFLPQFGQFMKNLKQLAKDQSA from the coding sequence ATGAAACAACATCAATATTATGTCACTGTGCAACATTTAAAGAATGCAAAGGGAGAAGCTTCTACATATACCGAACGTCTTGAGTTTTATGCGGGGAATCATGACGATATCTTTGAAATTGTTGAGCGGTTAAAAAAAGCAGATTTTTTTGATGATGAGACTACAAAATCTTTTGGAGTCGGGTTAAAACTTTTTAGTGAAGTTATGTTGGAAAATCGGGAACATCCGTTATTTCAAGAATTTTTACCGCAATTTGGGCAATTCATGAAGAACCTAAAGCAGCTTGCTAAAGATCAATCTGCTTGA
- a CDS encoding OsmC family protein: protein MTAVIANSKAKPLAEQWKGEITSGRHQYFCDEPEKLEGQDQGPAPYDLLTGSLAACTLITLRMYAKHKGYDFGEFLVEIDFHTNREHEEHIERRIVFKDLPDEELQQKILVVCSKTPVTKTLLRSLDIHTVLVTI, encoded by the coding sequence ATGACAGCAGTAATCGCAAACAGTAAAGCGAAGCCCCTTGCTGAGCAATGGAAGGGTGAGATTACCAGTGGGCGTCATCAATATTTTTGTGATGAGCCTGAAAAGCTTGAAGGGCAAGATCAAGGCCCAGCGCCTTATGATTTGCTTACTGGAAGTTTAGCCGCTTGTACGCTCATTACTTTAAGAATGTATGCGAAGCATAAAGGTTATGATTTTGGTGAGTTCTTGGTTGAAATTGATTTTCATACCAATAGAGAGCATGAAGAACATATAGAACGTCGTATTGTTTTTAAAGATTTACCAGATGAAGAACTTCAGCAAAAAATCTTAGTGGTATGCAGTAAAACTCCGGTCACTAAAACTTTGTTACGTAGTTTAGACATTCATACTGTGCTTGTTACAATTTAA
- a CDS encoding SPOR domain-containing protein has protein sequence MFGKTQRGVSERPNKPKKPLIPKWLGTLVAILAVLCIAVMLMLWKPWQPVPAKNQITSEHYQEEDTNKDYRFYDLLPQQQVTPIPEQAIPESKNQGTAMIVEAPSAAQPAASESAGIDTNQSATTPQQPTYILQVRSYNDPDQADARRAEIILNGLSADVVKSTENGQIWYRVISGPYDSQDAALAAQQTLQHSGIDSIVIKRK, from the coding sequence GTGTTTGGCAAAACGCAACGCGGTGTATCTGAAAGACCTAACAAGCCTAAAAAGCCCCTAATTCCCAAATGGTTAGGGACACTTGTCGCTATTTTAGCGGTCTTATGTATCGCTGTAATGCTTATGCTTTGGAAACCTTGGCAACCTGTTCCTGCAAAAAATCAGATTACCTCTGAGCATTATCAAGAAGAAGATACAAATAAAGACTATCGTTTCTACGATCTATTACCCCAACAGCAAGTCACGCCTATTCCGGAACAAGCGATTCCTGAAAGCAAAAACCAAGGCACAGCCATGATTGTTGAGGCACCAAGCGCAGCTCAACCAGCGGCTTCAGAAAGTGCAGGAATTGATACCAATCAATCAGCCACAACTCCTCAGCAACCTACTTATATTTTACAAGTTCGCAGCTATAATGACCCAGATCAGGCTGATGCTCGTCGTGCAGAAATCATTTTAAATGGCTTATCTGCCGATGTAGTTAAGAGTACTGAAAATGGGCAAATATGGTACCGTGTTATTTCAGGGCCTTATGACTCCCAAGATGCTGCTTTAGCTGCTCAACAGACCTTACAACATAGCGGCATTGACTCTATCGTGATCAAACGCAAGTAA
- a CDS encoding PadR family transcriptional regulator encodes MKKQSEHHHAEHHEHHGGHHRSGRRGRLFEAGRMKLLVLHLIQQSPKHGYEIIKEISDFVGDGYTPSAGTIYPTLTSLEEMNFITLLDVERKQYQITEFGKAYLTEQQDKLTELLEKLRLRREIHSNDELIEIHRAMENLKTALRLKLNSVSLQQEQIYQIAEKIDQAAVAIGRL; translated from the coding sequence ATGAAAAAACAATCAGAACATCATCATGCAGAACACCACGAACATCATGGTGGCCATCACCGTTCAGGGCGCCGTGGGAGACTTTTTGAAGCGGGCAGAATGAAACTTTTAGTACTTCATCTTATTCAGCAAAGTCCAAAGCATGGCTATGAAATTATTAAAGAAATAAGTGATTTCGTGGGCGACGGCTATACACCAAGTGCAGGTACTATTTACCCAACTTTAACCAGTCTGGAAGAAATGAATTTCATTACTTTGTTAGACGTAGAACGTAAGCAATATCAAATCACAGAATTTGGTAAAGCTTACTTAACCGAACAACAAGACAAGTTGACCGAGCTATTAGAAAAATTACGACTTAGACGTGAAATTCACAGTAATGATGAACTAATTGAAATTCACCGTGCGATGGAAAATCTAAAAACAGCCTTACGTTTGAAGTTGAATTCGGTGAGTTTACAGCAAGAGCAGATTTATCAAATTGCTGAAAAAATTGATCAAGCTGCGGTTGCGATTGGGCGGCTATAA